In a genomic window of Agarivorans albus:
- the urtA gene encoding urea ABC transporter substrate-binding protein produces the protein MNAAQAAETIKVGVLHSLSGTMAISETTLKDTVLMMIEEQNKKGGLLGKKLEPVVVDPASNWPLFAEKARELLDKEQVDVIFGCWTSVSRKSVLPVIEELNGMLFYPVQYEGEESSKNVFYTGAAPNQQAIPAVDYLMEEEGVERWVLAGTDYVYPRTTNKILEAYLKSKGVAEADIMINYTPFGHSDWQTIVSDVKKFGGAGKKTAVVSTINGDANVPFYKELANQGISAEDIPVVAFSVGEEELSGFDTAPLVGHLAAWNYFQSADSEANEEFIAAWKAYTGDDKRVTNDPMEATYIGFQMWAEAVEKAGTTDTDPVRDAMYGITVPNLTGGYAVMNTNHHLTKPVLIGEIQADGQFDTVWQTSGGVIGDAWTDHLTESATIVADWTAPIKCGNFNIKTGQCSGQNY, from the coding sequence ATGAATGCAGCCCAAGCCGCAGAAACCATTAAAGTAGGCGTATTGCACTCGTTATCAGGCACCATGGCTATCAGTGAAACAACACTGAAAGACACAGTGCTTATGATGATTGAAGAGCAAAACAAAAAGGGTGGTTTATTAGGTAAGAAGCTAGAACCTGTAGTGGTTGACCCAGCATCTAACTGGCCTTTATTTGCCGAGAAAGCACGTGAGCTACTAGATAAAGAGCAAGTAGACGTTATCTTCGGTTGTTGGACTTCGGTATCTCGTAAATCAGTACTTCCTGTAATTGAAGAGCTAAACGGTATGCTTTTCTACCCAGTTCAGTACGAAGGTGAAGAAAGCTCTAAAAACGTATTCTACACTGGCGCTGCGCCAAACCAGCAAGCGATTCCAGCGGTTGATTACCTAATGGAAGAAGAAGGTGTAGAACGTTGGGTACTAGCCGGAACCGACTACGTATACCCACGTACAACTAACAAAATCTTAGAAGCTTACCTTAAGTCTAAAGGCGTAGCTGAAGCCGACATCATGATTAACTACACGCCATTTGGTCACTCTGATTGGCAAACAATCGTTTCTGATGTGAAGAAATTTGGTGGTGCAGGTAAGAAAACAGCGGTTGTTTCTACCATTAACGGTGACGCAAACGTTCCTTTCTACAAAGAGCTAGCTAACCAAGGTATTTCGGCAGAAGACATTCCAGTAGTTGCTTTCTCTGTAGGTGAAGAAGAGCTATCTGGTTTTGATACTGCTCCTCTAGTGGGTCACTTAGCAGCTTGGAACTACTTCCAAAGCGCAGACAGCGAAGCTAACGAAGAGTTTATTGCAGCTTGGAAAGCCTACACTGGCGACGACAAGCGCGTAACTAACGACCCAATGGAAGCAACTTACATTGGTTTCCAAATGTGGGCTGAAGCAGTTGAAAAAGCGGGTACTACAGACACCGATCCAGTGCGTGACGCAATGTACGGTATCACTGTTCCTAACTTAACTGGCGGTTACGCAGTAATGAACACTAACCACCACTTAACTAAGCCAGTGCTTATTGGTGAGATTCAAGCTGACGGTCAATTCGACACTGTATGGCAAACAAGCGGCGGCGTAATTGGTGATGCTTGGACAGACCACCTAACTGAATCAGCCACTATTGTTGCTGATTGGACTGCCCCAATTAAGTGTGGCAACTTCAACATCAAAACTGGCCAATGTTCTGGTCAAAACTACTAA
- a CDS encoding urease accessory protein UreD, whose translation MSQQEQTACSNSHAPIKQGWVATLDLGFAPIANKTRLTLNQSQGPLRVQRPFHPELAAPDCCHVYLLHPPGGLVAGDHLLMNVECLAGSKVVLTTPASGKLYRSNLARQQQRQEQRFHLQDNSSLEWLPPETIVFNGAQGRLDSHFMLQGNAQLIAWEITCLGRKASDEDFDHGELMQSIKVYREQRPLLIENTRIDNANTAANPAALAGKHVYACMLATVDLLSELAQKQLLEDLREQLACAEVGITLVRGLIILRYLGDNAEQVRQEFEAAWALIRPVTLGHPAVRPRIWNT comes from the coding sequence GTGAGTCAGCAAGAGCAAACCGCATGCAGCAATTCGCACGCCCCCATTAAGCAAGGTTGGGTAGCCACCCTTGATTTGGGCTTTGCCCCTATCGCTAATAAAACTCGCTTAACCTTAAACCAAAGCCAAGGCCCCTTGCGGGTACAACGCCCTTTTCACCCAGAGCTGGCTGCACCAGATTGTTGCCACGTGTATTTATTACACCCACCCGGCGGCTTGGTGGCGGGTGATCACCTGCTGATGAATGTGGAATGTTTGGCTGGCAGTAAAGTGGTACTTACTACCCCAGCATCAGGCAAATTGTATCGCTCTAACTTGGCACGCCAGCAGCAACGCCAAGAGCAGCGATTTCATTTACAAGACAACAGCAGCTTAGAGTGGCTGCCGCCAGAAACCATTGTATTTAATGGCGCGCAAGGCCGCTTAGACAGTCACTTCATGTTGCAAGGTAATGCTCAACTAATCGCTTGGGAAATTACTTGTTTAGGCCGCAAAGCCAGCGACGAAGACTTTGACCACGGCGAGTTGATGCAATCCATCAAGGTGTATCGCGAACAGCGCCCATTGCTGATTGAGAATACTCGCATCGATAACGCCAATACTGCTGCTAACCCAGCAGCATTGGCTGGCAAACACGTATACGCCTGCATGCTAGCCACAGTAGATTTACTCAGCGAATTAGCCCAAAAGCAGTTATTAGAAGATTTACGCGAACAACTAGCGTGTGCAGAGGTGGGCATCACATTAGTGCGCGGCCTTATCATTTTGCGCTATTTAGGGGACAACGCCGAACAAGTAAGGCAAGAGTTTGAAGCGGCTTGGGCGCTTATTCGCCCGGTTACGCTTGGTCACCC